TGACTCTAGCAGTTACTGCTGAAAACATTGCCTGATGTCTCTCTTCTTCTTTGCAGGTGCAGTTCACCCTGTGCAGCGCCGTTACTATGACCCATCCTCTGCACCAGGAAAGGGTGTAGTGTGGGAATGGGAGAGTGATGGTGGCGTGTGGACGCCATATGATATGGAAATCATCGTTTTTATCCAGTGTGCCTTTGAGAAGCAGCAATCCTGGATTGACCTCTCCTCCATTGGCTTCTGCTACATCATTGATTTCACCACCATGTTGCAGATCAACCACCAGACTCGGCAGAAGCGCCGCCTGCGCTGGCGGCAGGACCTGGTGTATCCGCTGTTGACAGGCTCATGGCCTAAGTTGCAGTCCTGGTTGGCCAGCCCCGGCATTCCAAGCAAGCCAGCCCCAAAGCAGCCATGTACTTGCCCACAGTGCCTGCTGGTGAAGAATGTAATGGGCAGTATTTCTCCCACTACTGAGGCTGCTGTGAAGGGAGTATCCCCAACTGGGCCCAGACATCGGTCTGTTGCTGGCATCAAAACTCTGGTAAATGATGTGGTGCCTGCCCAATCTGCACAGACCATCAGGAGCCGGAAGCAAACTGTGGTAAACCAAGTGAATAAGGAACAGGCAACCAGCGTGCCAGCTCAGACAGTGGTTACGACAGTGACTAACCCAATGGAAATCAAATACAAGAAGAGCCAAAATAACAGAAAGAGCCTGAGCCACAACCACCTTCACTGCATTGCCATGGCACAGTCCAAAGCACTCATCGCTGCTGGGTGAGTTTCTCTCTCTATGCCCTGGGCAACATCAGTGTTTTTCTCATTGATGTGAATGTGGTGCTTAAGCATCTATCTTTCTTCTGCCCTGTCTCCTCACCCCACATtctaccccacccccccaaagctGAGTATCCACATACGATTCCCCTATGCAGCCTCCTCCTATGTGCTTCTCCAAGGGACTGCAGCATCCTTTTTGCACAGATTTAAACTGGTATGGTGTATACACTGTAGAAATGTTTTTGTTATATATGACAACACATTTTTATAAACTGTAATGTCTGAAAGAGAGTTTGGGCCCAGAGACACaaggcttctctctctttttctctctctctctccccttccctgtaTTTCTTTTCATTGCCTCATTTGCTGAAGTTCTTTTGTTGGCCATAAATTCACTTGCCCTCTTAAATGACCCAAGGAAAATTTTCTTACAGAGGAGTGAGAGCAAAGAGGGgaaaatcctcctcctcctccctcttctttcgCTGTGAAACAAAAGTCTTTCAAGAATGCCATAGCTGCCTTCTCCCCACTGAGGATAAGGGAATTGCATTTGAGTCAATGCCCTTTTCCTCCCGCTGTCTCAGCTGCTGTGAAATTCTAGCAAGTCTTAGTCTGTCACCACAGCAACCATTGTAGACTCTGAACTTGCAGACAAGCAAGGGATAGATCAGTGGATGCCATTGGGATGTCCCCTTCTGTGAGTTTCCACGGCAATGACGGTACTGTCTTTTGTACAAGACATTGGTCTGTGTAAGTCAAAAGCTCATAGAGCAGGAAAGGTGTGACATCAAAATAATAAAACGTATCTAAATAAAAATAGATATTTAAAGGGTAGATGTATAAAAGGCGCATATATAAAAATGTCAAGAAAAGCACTTCAGTGCCTCAGTAAAATCAGCTGTTATAATGACTCCCAGCGAAGCCATGCACTTGCTCTGGAGAAGGTATaaacatatgcatgtatatattCCTATACTTTGTAAATCCATCCCTGGGAATATCTGTGTGCCATCTTGAAAATTCATTGAAGGTGTACATACATTTTTccttgcataagaacataagattagccatactaggttagaccaatggtccatctagcccagtatcctgcttcaaatagtagccaagccaggtcacaagtaccaggcagaaacctaattaatagcaacagtccatgctacaaatcccggggcaagcagacTCTTCCCCCATGtagtcaaacctttttaaagccagatatgctaaccgctgttaccatatcctcctgcAACAAGTTtacctattctttgagtgaaaaagtttTTGCCTGCTTGGTTtaaaaggtatttccatgtaatttcattgtgtcccctggtctttgtactttttgaaagagtgaaaaatcgattcacttttacccattctacgccacttaggattttatagtCCTAAATCGTTTTATAAGagccattttctgcatgtaaaatgtACTTTATATAATTGCCCTTGTACTGTAAATACACTTCCTCCTATCTCTTGACGTGTGTAtataatataaaaacatttttatatctATATTCAAATGTTGCAGTCAGTATTATTTTAAATGTGAGTCATGGTATTTtaattctccatggacaagcagaaTAACAAGCCCTCATGGCAAGGGTTCCTGTGTGGGAAAGTTTCTCCAGCTTAGTAAGTACTGCAAGCTCTTGAGTTGCTTCACCATATACATGCATCACTTCCTACCTGTTGCTTTTGCACAGACCCACCTCGGTCTTCGTCTTTTCAGGACCAGGTGGACACGTTACCCGGAGTTCCTTTCAAGACAATGAactccttttataaagccgcgCTACCAGTTCTGGTATagtctgaaaacattcttcttcaacaaggcctacaattgaGAACatatagcctcactaagtcacctcaccaacccactcaattatgaacacccaccttctataactaccctaatcactctcctccctcttctctcttcccttccttgatcgctacacattactaactgtatctgatatcatgaaatgacaatgttaacaaatctatgtaagccacattgagcctgcaaataggtgggggaatgtgggatacaaatgcaataaaataaataaataaatgtgactaAGTCCATTGAATTCCTTTGGGCTTTATCACATTTGCCACGTGGGActtactagcgcagctttgtaaaaggagtacATTGCTTATTTTCACTAAATTATCATTTGTAAGTTTCTCGTACTTCTGTCAGTCATGcagtacttcccccccccccccccctcccatttcttGGACACTTTcaagttttcatttttttaaatgctaattGCTGAAGGGCCCTGATTGAGGACTTCAGGTTGCTGGTCATGGTACATAACGTTCATAATCATTCTGATAAGTTACTGCTCTTCTAGATCAGATGTCCTGGGAAAAAGCTCCCAGCAGTTTTTATAAAGTGCACCCAGTACAATGCCCGAGAGGCCTTCAAGATTAAGAAATTCAGCACGAACTGATTGTGGTGCTGAGAAGTCTGGTCCTATATCTGTGTTATCAGATGCTGGGGGATTCAGCAACATTTGTGAATGCACCATTCTCTATTATCGGGACCAGTCAACATCCAAGTTCCACCCAAAGGAGAGGATGGATTCATGCTCAACTTTGCTACTGAAGGCTTGTGATGCCGAATGGCAAGTGGTGGCAATATTGCACCTCAGAGCATGGTGCTGAGAGCATCAAAGTATTGAAAGAGGGGTACAACAGCCTTCAAGGACCCGAGACCTGGCTTCAGATACTCCCCAAATGACTCGGGAGGATGTGGACACTCCTACTGTGAATTTGTCAGAGGCTGTGACAGTACCTGTTCACAGATTTATGAAGGATGTTTGAATAAGAGTGTGGGAGATACCCCATCCCATTAATGGCGATTAACAAGAAAGTGAACTCCAGTGTAGAGGAGTCCAGAAAGCTCTAGTATTCAAGAAACAATTGTCGTATGGCAGTTGAATCAACTCCCAGAAGAGCCAGAAGTTCCAAAACTAATTCCTTGGTGCCTCTGGGTAGGGAACATCGGACATTGGAGACTTTTTTTGGGAGGGACATTTTTGTTGTTTTAGAATGCTGTGCTTAATTTCCATGTAAGTTTTTACCTGCTCTTCAAGGGTATGTCTTTACCATGCACAATGTTGGGGGAGTATGCAGAAACTCTTAGGAGAAAGCCAAACAACATTGGGAAGGAGTATGGAAATTCATGAGACCTGTGATATTTTTAATATAAGATCGAGAGCTTCAGTATGAGTAATGGCACCTGGAGACTCGCCTGTCTCCAGGCTTCAAATTTAAGATGTACCAGCAAACTTGCTGACATACTGTTCTGTGGAGAGAATCTCTCCAGAGTGGGTGGCTTCTATCTTAATCAATAGCACAGTGCTAATCTTTGATTCTCTTTAGGCCCATTTCTGTCCCAACCTTGTCTTCTAGGAGGTACCAGAGTAAAAGGCAAAGTAGATCCTGCTACCTCAGATGTAGGTATCCTCCTCTCTTCTGTTCTTCCCAGTCAAAACAGGGATCTCACACTAAACTCAACCAGTTCTGCAGCTAAAACCAATGATGTGACTTTGCCTGCACAAGAGCATAACCAGTGTCCCAATGTCCATGCTAGACAGGAGGGTGGCTGGTTTCTGTTTTTCAGAGACCTCCACTCTGGGTACTAAAGATTCTCTGTCTAGGGTACCATCTGATGCattagtaaatgacagcaaaggtagcccatggcagCGGCGGCGAGGGAGGGTTTGCGGCGGGAggtggggtcaagagggtcgtcggcaggggggtccagggccaaatgtacgggggccaggcccccgtggccccacgtagctacgccactgattataaCGCTAACAAAACATTTGAATACTATGTAAACAGtaactgggaagatcaggacatataattcactgagccttagcaaagagatttgtctctctttttttccccggcctaagactgaagcaacagccagcaacaactgctagGTGATTAACTCCAGCCAAttggagcccagtcaacaagttttaaaagtatactgctgcttgcttcctgcttgtgttaaagaaaaagaacattcagttccctgtaacagctttacagcaaagaaacaccacctgctggccaaatagaaaTACACTTAGCACATCATTAAAACGagaatatctaatacattttataggcttaaaacatactgtttcttcacagtggcctgctaaattgctttgaatattggctggtcaattttttttatcctaatcaatttttgaaagaaaaagggTTACTGAGCTGGTATTTCATGGATAGATAAATAATCTATTTAGTTGGCTGTAGATGCTTCTGTGCGGGGGTTCTCTAATTTggtatttattttccttttatttttctttatttttgactCTGTATTGTGGATGAACAATTGTAAATCTTGTGGTTTAATTATCATGGCATAATGTTTTTTCCTTTTGGGTTATGTATATTGTGACCTTATGACTTCGTCTgattaaataaaatgttttttaaaaaattagtgtTTCATCTACTGTTCGCTTGAATGCCTTATCACAACACCCTTTTTCACCTTTTAATCGTATGCAAATAACTTGAtattaagggccctatttactaagctgcgctgtagacacgctaactttttagcgcatgccAAAACGCTTGTGCGCTtacagcacaacttagtaaacagggccctaaattaaaaaaaaaaaaaaaaaaaaaaaaaggattgcatGTAATAGCCCAATGATAGATAATTGTGAGGTTCATGTTCATGATGCAACTGCAAGGCTCCTGCCTGTCGTAGATGGATAATGTGATCTGTAATTGCTCCCGAAGCTTCTGTGTGCAAGGAGTGATGTGAACTGTAGCCTGAAGGATTCTTAAAtggacatagtaaatgatggcagataaagacatgaatggtccatccagtctgcccatttgttattaattcaagattaaatcaatgAACATGGTCTTTCATGAGAGTAaagcttcttttttgtttgtaccAACCCAACAACCTGATATAAAATTGAAGTTATAGCTTAtagttaactttttttcttttttcttttatagagTTCCCACTCTGCCTGTAAAGAAGCTGAATGGATCCAGCCCAGTAAATCCTGCCCTGGCAGGTGAGAgacctttggggggtggggggggggatgagggggcAAGTGCTGGGGCAACAGTTATCTAATATAGGGGCCTATATAATAACTTTATCTGCCACTGTTTTACTATAAAAATCTGTtcaagaccagcatggtccacctagtctgcccagcacgattGCTATGGTTGTACCTGCCATGTGCAGAATGTGCAGGTTTTATCTCCTCTGTGCCTTTTGTTGAGTGGTTGAATCTGCAGCTCTATGCAGATTAATCCCCTCTCCTTTTGAAGGGTGAAAATCATGTCTTGCTTTGATGCCCCATCCTGTTGCTATATTGGAAGCCCAAATCTTAATTCGAtcactgtttttctcctctcctcttccacgGGAGGATGTTCCAGGCATGCATCTACCCTTTCAGAGAATAAATAGTTCCTGACGTTGCTTACTCTCGTGAATTTTGCAATTCGTGTGCTATAGTTATTTTGTATGctaaaaccactttgaatgtagtgaAGACAATAACATGCAAAAATGTTTACTAAATGGTACACTTGCGTTCTAATAACTTGCATTTGGAATTAATTCTAATGCAGGAAAGTGTACTTGAAAACTTGTGCACATCTTTGTTCCAAGATAAAACTTTACTGAAATCTGAGGTGAAGTAAACTTTACATTTCAGTTGACTTTGGAAAGTGAATTGGAATTTAATCAGCCTCCTaaatctttcccccccccccccccccccaaagttaggtgctgccTAATGCAAGGCCCTCATAATGGGGGGTTGCGTTCAGGATCCCCTCATTTCCCCacatttctcttgctctcccactAACCTGTCTTACTGGTGATGGCACTTGAGTGATCATTTGGGGGATAGGTGGGTGGGGATCTTGTTAGAATTGAGGTACGGAGCCTCAAGAGTGGGGCGGTATGTGAGACTCTCTGGTCTTTGAGCAGCATCtccctgtactactactactacttaacatttctagagcgctactagggttacgcagcgctgtacaatttaacaaagagagacagtccctgctcaaagagcttacaatctaatagacaagtgaacggtcgttccgataggggcagtcaaattggggcagtctggattcactgaacggtaagggttaggtgccgaacgcagcattgaagaggtgggctttaagcaaagacttgaagacgggcagggagggggcttggcgtaagggttcaggaaggttgttccaagcatagggtgaggccaggcagaatgagcggaatgTACCTGTGTGTGACTTGCTGAAATGACTTTCATGCTGAATCACTAAGGAATTCAAGATGGGAACAGTGACCCATGTACATAATAAAAGGAATACTAATATCAAACCACCAGTTCTGGTGACTAGGATAAGAGCACCCACTGGTCCATAAATTGGCAATAAAACCCCACAGCATTACATGCAATACAAATTATGGTGTCAAtgaaaaaagtaaaagaaatagCATATAGCTGCAGTATTTCCAGCCACAAAGTAATGATTACTGATCATAAACAAATCCCAAATTTGCATACTTAGCAATTACATACTTATCCTTTTATGCCATCACAAGTCTTATCCTACTGATGCAATTTGTTCTGATTGGTCCCTAACACTATTTAAACCCAAGAAGTTGCAGTCTGCCTTGCTCTTTGATAGATTTTGTGTGTGAGGTCCTCAATGTACTGCTACTTCAGTTAGTGACAATTGCTTGCCTACCACTTGTAAAttaatttgcgtgttcccaccaATTACTCTGACCTCATCCTCCCCAGACTGCTTTTTACACAGTCTAGGAATTAAcaaactccataatcagaaggactcgctgggatataagaagatcgTTTATTATAATCTCACCAACAatagtacaggcaaatcaggcatTCATCTCTGGATCATGATGGGgcaacatttcacaaagcaggtgcAGTCTGATCTCTCTCCCCAGCCTTCTGATTCTAATACTCCTCAGACTGCTCCTTATATACTATTTCAACCTCATtgattccaatggaccctagctttgtcaccaaggctcttggcccttatcagtttgatcaaaatgacttcacatgttatcaagctctaagtataaacaagatatgctcagagcgcatcttgtTAGATGACTCCACATGTTCCCCAAACCTTCCCCTagccccctttggatgttctcacccggggtgcagctgacccagtactatctctacataaccacaaCAATTTTGCTCATGACCtcttgtaggtgccagtctccTTATCTACAGAGTAGATTCCCTCCACCCTCTGTCAGCTCTCTGAGCACTTACTTCAGCATTTGCTACagtaaaatgtaactgtgtcaaaggtgatctctgatttttacaagcctagctctctgggaactcatttcagcttgagctgcagtgaaatatattttgtatcagagatgattctgcTTTTTAAGAGGCCCAGCTCTTAGCCTGGGCCATTggtctgtattttactgagagcaagggctagcatatttctacattcctcttgccggaccccccccccccccccagggggggCCGGCACACGCGACTACTAGTGTGTGGCCATCCTTTCCAGAGGACTCTTAgcgtcctgtggggggggggggggaaggtatagCTTCGAGGTGACAGGGGTGCTCTGTCATGATGAGGGACTTAGGCTATAGCAAGGGTCAGCATTTggatacataattatatgctggatgaaatgcagcgTTGGGTTTCCCCTTTTAGcataaccaacccaaggggcCTAACTATTCTACACCTACCCCTCTAGGGCGGATcgagacttggaaacatgtgaagtcaattaagtctaggtaccatacaatggaatcaataagGTGGAGTGTATATGATTGCAATTAACTAATATATCATGATTAGAAAGCTGATGTTGGAAGGCGGGGAAAAGGAAATTTTCAatcaaagtttgactaatgatcAGCTTTGATTGTATAAATATAGCTGAAACTGGTATTAATAGGGCAGAAATATTTCATTGTATCATTTAAAAAGGATTAATAGTAGCCAAATATTGAATAACTACTTGCAAACTCAAGAGCATTATAATTGAGTGTTGCACTGTTTAACCTGCAGTAGTTTTATAATTATGAGCAAGATAATAGTTTTGccattatcttactgctgggtgtaatagatctagatcatatatgaaggcactgttgagttatactgtttttggaaaatacataagaatataatcttcttcttcctttgtacagaaaatgaagcaaatcaattcatttctctcttgatgattaagaaatcatcaacagtagaaaacagtctgcttagttactatttgaggtccagtgatgaaaggtacaacagtttAAAAATAAGAGAAAACCCAATCTAAACCTGTCTATACAAATTGGCAAAATATaacaaactgaaaagaaacatatgatagttcaattaaacagcataagcaggataaatatcttccttaataaaagaggtatacttgcgttacaggcattaaaaataaaaataggtaaAATAAATAGCAGTGGTCCTACACAGAATTTATGGTGGAAATGTAATTTGTCTCGTACTGAGAGTAGTAACAAGGAGGCTTAAGACAAACCTCTGAATATATGGAATAATGCAACAGTATCAACACCTGATTTAGTAGCTAATTTTGTTGGCTAAGGCAAAAAGgtcttataatgcctttataacacaatcatcagtgtcagtattattgggaatgtaagtataacaatgatttctggctttaaattgaTCAAGTACCCCTCTTGACACTCCTATAGCATTTGCAGTGATAATAGAGGTACAGCACCTGTCAATCCGTATGCGGAGTAAAGTTTATAAATATCAACATATCTATTTCCAATTTTCCGGACAAAGAACCAAGGATGCCACCCACTTTGACCAATGCTATAAGTGAcataccaaaaatatacaggTTCTCTGTTAGAGGGTCTGATTATTGGATGTGTGGTCTGTTCAACTTTAATTCGTCCACATCCCTGGAAAATTTCAAAGTTATCCAACACGGACCTATTAGATCCAGTAGCCCATGTATCAAATAAAGGATAACACAAAATATCGAATCTAGTTAAAGGGCCCCAGTCaggatcatcatccattccaggatCCCAATTTAGGGGATGAGTGGGACAGGTACTGTTCAGAGGCTCATTAGAGTGAGCACCAGCCATTTGATAGCCGGGCAGGGGTAATACAAGAAGTATGAGATGTAAaatcaaaaggaaaaacaaaacacactgTTGAACCTGTTTCACCATGCCTAACTtactgttccagaaatacaccaatacattcttttctgaactctcatcccctgtaattttatcacacttaaaccttcactcacaaaaaatgttataccgaatgttcatttgctaaggttctattaccctattaatttccctttgtctctttccattgttcttttccttgtcctattccctaacgatactttgactctGCCTTCGCTTaaattctcacaatgtaatccataactgaattgtaacaaatcgtatttccattatttacaatgtattgtaagccacactgagcccgtaaataggtgggaaaatgtgggatacaaatgcaataaaataaataactggtGTCTGATTCCCGAGTTGTGATTTTGCCTGCCAGTTCTGTCCCATTCCTGATTTTGTTGACGTTGACCGGGCTTGTCTGGTCACCTTCTTGATCTTTATACTGTTCTTATCCAGCCTCATATTATCTGGCAGCCAGCGACTAATGCTAgctctgccaaaaaaaaaaaccacacacacacattgggcTCATGTTTAAAGTCCTGTTAATTTCTGAGTCCCAGAGGGCTCAACCTTATGGGTGAACACACGaccaactactactatttaacatttctaaagcgctaccagggttgcacagcactgtacaattaacaaagaaggacagtccctgctcagaggagcttacaatctaggccAAGAGTCCTCTGGTGTTCCTCATTTGTTGATGAGCCACATCATAGCTGCCCAAGCATTTGGCTAAGCTCAAGAATAATGTTGCTAAAAAGTTCACTGGCAACACTTCTCATTACATTATCATaaaggagaagtggcctagtggttagaagaagagactgagaaccagggaagccagggttcaaatcctgtttctGCCACTAACACTTTGTggcattgggcaagtcactatgTCCCACTGTCTGAGGTACCCAGTTAGATTATAGGCTCCCTGGGGCAGAGATAATTGTCAGTACTTATCACTGAACAGCACTGCATATATCCAATAGCTCTATAAAATTAGAATTATTATTAAGTTAAGCCTCGTATGTCTGCAACACAAATTTTACAAGCCAAGGATTTgccatcctgggtcagaccaaagatcttTTCAAGTCCTGCATCCTGTTTGACAGCGACCATAAGGATCCCAAGGTATAGATAATTCCTTGTTTCTCACACCCATAGAAAATTAGTTTTCCTAAGTCTACTAGTAAATGAATTCATATTTTAGTCTCTGATTGAACTCTTTACCTCTCCACCTTGAGATAAGGCAAGAATTCACTTTTGCCCAGGTTCAAGA
This genomic interval from Microcaecilia unicolor chromosome 1, aMicUni1.1, whole genome shotgun sequence contains the following:
- the DTX4 gene encoding E3 ubiquitin-protein ligase DTX4 encodes the protein MLLTSPVVVVWEWLNGLGRWRPYSPALSHYIEAMLEASPRVSSVLLGRVDEKLVSCVLDLQTMRQFRQDTGAVHPVQRRYYDPSSAPGKGVVWEWESDGGVWTPYDMEIIVFIQCAFEKQQSWIDLSSIGFCYIIDFTTMLQINHQTRQKRRLRWRQDLVYPLLTGSWPKLQSWLASPGIPSKPAPKQPCTCPQCLLVKNVMGSISPTTEAAVKGVSPTGPRHRSVAGIKTLVNDVVPAQSAQTIRSRKQTVVNQVNKEQATSVPAQTVVTTVTNPMEIKYKKSQNNRKSLSHNHLHCIAMAQSKALIAAGVPTLPVKKLNGSSPVNPALAGISGILMSAAGLPVCLIRPSKIILQPPVKSEINPIPDISSISCKTSKKQSRKSRKPEEIVKKYLQKVQSPLEENCSISMVKKATLYSEARTGEEAKLLRPCTTVARKSHPQGVQLRIHGKTSDISS